In one Bombyx mori chromosome 22, ASM3026992v2 genomic region, the following are encoded:
- the LOC134201002 gene encoding uncharacterized protein LOC134201002, giving the protein MALQSAVGRTSCKLPAPRGRVEYVGLVSDCETGGPRMFSGPYPLNDSPALLAQAFDPYRGQNPDEVKGLPRLILQTDGAAHPKDARPTEPSKALKRRPFRYGSPSGRPDGAAGVPEYPAGPEPVCRVGTRFTANGCSLTSRQRARVPVARRAASTPSCLGEAATYRGRDVRLYCLLQPPFVQSPKRRVVFCIF; this is encoded by the coding sequence gccgTTGGCCGAACCTCCTGCAAGTTACcagcgcctagggggcgcgtggAGTATGTGGGGCTGGTCAGCGACTGCGAGACCgggggcccaaggatgttttcagggccctacccactaaacgactccccagCACTCCTCGCTCAAGCGTTCGATCCCTaccgaggtcagaacccagaTGAGGTAAAGGGGTTACCGCGGttaatactacaaacagacggcgcagctcaccccaaggacgcccggccgacggagccttcaaAGGccctgaaacgtcggccgtttcggtacggcagcccgtcaggccgcccagacggtgccgctggtgtcccggaataccccgctggaccagaaccagtttgccgggtcgggacgcgattcACCGCCAACGGTTGCTCTCTTACTtctcggcagcgcgctagagtgccggtagcgcgccgcgcggcctcgaCCCCCTCATGTCTGGGGgaagccgccacctacaggggccgggacgtacgctTGTACTGTCTCCTCCAGCCCCCGTTTGTTCAATCACCAAAACGAAGGgttgttttttgtatattttag